From Streptomyces sp. 6-11-2, one genomic window encodes:
- a CDS encoding (2Fe-2S)-binding protein → MRVNFTVNGRPQQADDVWEGESLLYVLRERLGLPGSKNACEQGECGSCTVRLDGVPVCSCLVAAGQVEGREVVTVEGLADYARQRSCGTGACGTTLEDAQRWQPRGAGAQTGVEGELSPVQQAFIDAGAVQCGFCTPGLLVAADEMLERNPNPTDADIREALSGNLCRCTGYEKIMDAVRLAAARQSEGV, encoded by the coding sequence ATGCGCGTCAACTTCACCGTCAATGGACGCCCCCAGCAGGCCGACGACGTCTGGGAGGGCGAGTCCCTGCTGTACGTGCTGCGCGAGCGACTGGGGCTGCCCGGCTCCAAGAACGCCTGCGAGCAGGGCGAGTGCGGCTCCTGCACGGTGCGCCTGGACGGCGTGCCGGTGTGCTCCTGCCTGGTCGCCGCCGGGCAGGTCGAGGGCCGCGAGGTCGTGACCGTCGAGGGCCTGGCGGACTACGCCAGGCAGCGGTCCTGCGGCACGGGCGCCTGCGGTACGACGCTGGAGGACGCCCAGCGGTGGCAGCCGCGGGGCGCCGGCGCGCAGACCGGCGTGGAGGGCGAACTCTCGCCGGTCCAACAGGCGTTCATCGACGCGGGCGCCGTCCAGTGCGGATTCTGCACCCCGGGCCTGCTCGTCGCCGCCGACGAGATGCTGGAGCGCAACCCCAACCCGACCGACGCGGACATCCGCGAGGCCCTGTCGGGCAATCTGTGCCGCTGCACGGGCTACGAGAAGATCATGGACGCGGTCCGCCTGGCGGCCGCCCGGCAGTCCGAGGGGGTCTGA
- a CDS encoding xanthine dehydrogenase family protein subunit M: MDFLRPASWEEALAAKAEHPAAVPIAGGTDVMVEINFDHRRPEYLLDLNRVPDLYEWEVGEDAVRLGASVPYSKIMENLRAELPGLALASHTVASPQIRNRGGVGGNLGTASPAGDAHPALLAAGAEVEVESVRGSRRIPIDAFYTGVKRNALEPDELIRAVHVAKADGPQQFSKVGTRNAMVIAVCAFGLALHPETRTVRTGIGSAAPTPIRARAAEEFLNAALDEGGFWDSGEIITPSVARQFAQLCSAACNPIDDVRGTASYRRHAVGVMARRTLTWTWESYRGARRTNEGAA; this comes from the coding sequence ATGGACTTCCTTCGCCCCGCCAGCTGGGAGGAGGCGCTCGCCGCGAAGGCCGAGCACCCCGCCGCTGTGCCGATTGCCGGTGGCACCGACGTGATGGTCGAGATCAACTTCGACCACCGCCGGCCCGAGTATCTGCTCGACCTGAACCGCGTCCCGGATCTCTACGAGTGGGAGGTCGGCGAGGACGCCGTGCGGCTCGGCGCCTCCGTTCCGTACTCGAAGATCATGGAGAACCTGCGGGCCGAGCTGCCGGGCCTGGCCCTCGCCTCGCACACGGTGGCCTCCCCGCAGATCCGCAACCGCGGCGGCGTCGGCGGCAACCTCGGCACCGCCTCCCCGGCCGGCGACGCCCACCCCGCCCTGCTGGCGGCCGGCGCGGAGGTAGAGGTGGAGTCGGTCCGCGGCTCCCGCCGCATCCCGATCGACGCCTTCTACACCGGCGTCAAGCGCAACGCCCTGGAACCCGACGAGCTGATCCGCGCCGTCCACGTCGCGAAGGCCGACGGACCGCAGCAGTTCTCCAAGGTCGGCACCCGCAACGCCATGGTCATCGCCGTGTGCGCCTTCGGCCTCGCCCTGCACCCGGAGACCCGTACGGTGCGCACCGGCATCGGCTCGGCCGCGCCCACGCCCATCCGGGCCAGGGCCGCCGAGGAGTTCCTGAACGCGGCGCTCGACGAGGGAGGCTTCTGGGACAGCGGGGAGATCATCACCCCCTCCGTCGCCCGGCAGTTCGCGCAGCTGTGCTCCGCCGCCTGCAACCCGATCGACGACGTCCGCGGCACCGCGAGCTACCGCCGCCACGCGGTGGGCGTCATGGCCCGCCGGACGCTCACCTGGACCTGGGAGTCGTACCGCGGCGCCCGCCGAACGAACGAGGGAGCGGCGTGA
- a CDS encoding xanthine dehydrogenase family protein molybdopterin-binding subunit, with protein sequence MAANGAPTKITQGSRTRGGIGESTLRPDGILKVTGEFAYSSDMWHEDMLWGQILRSTVAHAEIVSIDTAEALALPGVYAVMTYDDLPTEVKNYGLEIQDTPVLAHGKVRHHGEPVAVVAADHPETARRAAAKIRVEYRELPVITDEASATAPDAILVHENRTDHHAGHVPHPNVVHRQPIVRGDAEQAARRADFVVKGEYHFGMQDQAFLGPESGLAVPEEDGGVHLYIATQWLHSDLRQIAPVLGLPPEKVRMTLAGVGGAFGGREDLSMQIHACLLALRTGKPVKIVYNRFESFFGHVHRHPAKLYYEHGATKDGKLTHVKCRIVLDGGAYASASPAVVGNAASLGIGPYEVDDVDIEAIALYTNNPPCGAMRGFGAVQACFAYEAQMDKLADAVGMDRVEFRQLNAMSQGTIMPTGQPVDSPAPVAELLRRVKAMPMPPERQWESSEGADVRQLPGGLSNTTHGEGVVRGVGYAVGIKNVGFSEGFDDYSTAKVRMEVVGGEPVATVHTAMAEVGQGGVTVHAQIARTELGVTQVTIHPADTRVGSAGSTSASRQTYVTGGAVKNACELVRERVLEIGRRKFGSFHPAWATAELLLEGGKVVTDGGEALADLVDVLEDEAVEVEEEWRHRPTEPFDLRTGQGNGHVQYSFAAHRAVVEVDTDLGLVKVIELACAQDVGKALNPLSVVGQIQGGTTQGLGVAVMEEIVVDPKTAKVRNPSFTDYLIPTILDTPTIPVDVLELADDHAPYGLRGVGEAPTLSSTPAVLAAIRNATGLELNRTPVRPEHLTGM encoded by the coding sequence ATGGCGGCCAACGGCGCTCCCACCAAAATCACCCAGGGCTCGCGGACCAGGGGCGGCATCGGCGAGTCCACGCTCCGCCCCGACGGCATCCTCAAGGTCACCGGCGAGTTCGCGTACTCCTCCGACATGTGGCACGAGGACATGCTCTGGGGCCAGATCCTGCGCTCCACGGTCGCGCACGCCGAGATCGTCTCGATCGACACCGCCGAGGCCCTCGCCCTGCCGGGCGTGTACGCCGTGATGACGTACGACGACCTGCCCACCGAGGTGAAGAACTACGGCCTGGAGATCCAGGACACCCCGGTCCTGGCCCACGGCAAGGTCCGCCACCACGGCGAGCCCGTCGCCGTCGTCGCCGCCGACCACCCCGAGACCGCCCGCCGCGCCGCCGCCAAGATCAGGGTGGAGTACCGGGAACTGCCGGTGATCACCGACGAGGCCTCCGCGACCGCGCCGGACGCGATCCTCGTCCACGAGAACCGCACCGACCACCACGCCGGCCACGTCCCGCACCCCAACGTCGTCCACCGCCAGCCGATCGTCCGCGGCGACGCCGAACAGGCCGCGAGGAGAGCCGACTTCGTCGTCAAGGGGGAGTACCACTTCGGCATGCAGGACCAGGCCTTCCTCGGCCCCGAGTCCGGGCTCGCCGTGCCCGAGGAGGACGGCGGCGTCCACCTCTACATCGCCACCCAGTGGCTGCACAGCGACCTGCGCCAGATCGCGCCGGTGCTCGGCCTGCCGCCGGAGAAGGTCCGCATGACGCTGGCCGGAGTCGGCGGCGCCTTCGGCGGGCGCGAGGACCTGTCGATGCAGATCCACGCCTGCCTGCTGGCGCTGCGCACCGGCAAGCCCGTCAAGATCGTCTACAACCGGTTCGAGTCCTTCTTCGGACACGTCCACCGCCACCCGGCCAAGCTGTACTACGAGCACGGGGCCACCAAGGACGGCAAGCTCACCCACGTCAAGTGCCGGATCGTGCTGGACGGCGGCGCGTACGCCTCCGCCTCCCCGGCGGTCGTCGGCAACGCCGCCTCGCTCGGCATCGGCCCCTACGAGGTCGACGACGTCGACATCGAGGCCATCGCCCTCTACACCAACAACCCGCCCTGCGGCGCCATGCGCGGCTTCGGCGCGGTCCAGGCGTGCTTCGCCTACGAGGCGCAGATGGACAAGCTCGCCGACGCCGTCGGCATGGACCGAGTGGAGTTCCGGCAGCTGAACGCCATGTCCCAGGGCACGATCATGCCGACCGGGCAGCCGGTCGACTCCCCGGCCCCGGTCGCCGAACTCCTGCGCCGCGTCAAGGCGATGCCGATGCCGCCGGAGCGCCAGTGGGAGAGCTCCGAGGGCGCCGACGTACGGCAACTGCCCGGCGGCCTGTCCAACACCACGCACGGCGAGGGCGTCGTGCGCGGGGTGGGCTACGCGGTCGGCATCAAGAACGTCGGCTTCTCCGAGGGCTTCGACGACTACTCCACCGCCAAGGTCCGCATGGAGGTCGTCGGCGGCGAGCCGGTCGCCACCGTGCACACCGCGATGGCGGAGGTCGGCCAGGGCGGCGTCACCGTCCACGCGCAGATCGCCCGCACCGAGCTGGGCGTCACCCAGGTGACCATCCACCCGGCCGACACCCGGGTGGGCAGCGCCGGTTCGACGTCCGCCTCCCGGCAGACGTACGTCACCGGCGGCGCCGTCAAGAACGCCTGCGAGCTCGTGCGCGAGAGGGTCCTGGAGATCGGGCGCCGCAAGTTCGGCTCCTTCCACCCGGCCTGGGCCACCGCCGAACTCCTCCTGGAGGGCGGCAAGGTCGTCACCGACGGCGGCGAGGCCCTCGCCGACCTGGTGGACGTCCTCGAGGACGAGGCCGTCGAGGTGGAGGAGGAGTGGCGGCACCGGCCGACCGAACCCTTCGACCTGCGCACCGGTCAGGGCAACGGCCATGTGCAGTACTCCTTCGCCGCGCACCGCGCGGTCGTCGAGGTGGACACCGACCTCGGCCTGGTGAAGGTGATCGAGCTGGCCTGCGCCCAGGACGTCGGCAAGGCGCTCAACCCGCTGTCCGTCGTCGGCCAGATCCAGGGCGGCACCACCCAGGGCCTGGGCGTGGCGGTCATGGAGGAGATCGTCGTCGACCCGAAGACGGCGAAGGTGCGCAACCCGTCCTTCACGGACTACCTCATCCCCACCATCCTCGACACGCCGACCATCCCCGTCGACGTGCTCGAACTCGCCGACGACCACGCGCCGTACGGGCTGCGCGGCGTCGGCGAGGCCCCCACCCTGTCGTCCACACCCGCCGTCCTGGCGGCGATCCGCAACGCGACGGGGCTGGAGCTGAACCGCACGCCGGTCCGGCCGGAACACCTCACCGGCATGTGA
- a CDS encoding SRPBCC family protein: MVNFSLERTAPLPLDEAWRRITRWSRHADTVPLTRINVVTSAPTREGTVFVARSGIGPLGFDDPMEVTVWRPPADGEPGLCRVEKRGRVVLGWAEFEVRPGPGGRTRVVWREELRVRFLPGLFDEPLRGAARSVFGRALNRLLRQP; encoded by the coding sequence GTGGTGAACTTCTCGCTCGAACGCACCGCGCCGCTCCCCCTCGACGAGGCGTGGCGGCGGATCACGCGGTGGTCGCGGCATGCCGACACGGTGCCGTTGACCCGTATCAACGTGGTCACGTCCGCGCCGACCCGGGAGGGCACGGTGTTCGTGGCCCGCTCGGGGATCGGTCCGCTCGGCTTCGACGATCCGATGGAGGTCACCGTCTGGCGCCCGCCGGCCGACGGCGAGCCGGGGCTGTGCCGGGTGGAGAAGCGGGGCCGAGTGGTGCTGGGCTGGGCCGAGTTCGAGGTGCGGCCCGGCCCCGGGGGCCGTACGCGGGTGGTGTGGCGGGAGGAACTGCGGGTCCGCTTCCTGCCGGGCCTGTTCGACGAACCCCTGCGCGGCGCGGCCCGGTCGGTGTTCGGGCGGGCGCTGAACCGGCTGCTCAGGCAGCCCTGA
- a CDS encoding polysaccharide deacetylase family protein — translation MPCVTRKTTKTGARFRASTALAALTAACLTLSGCARDGTAPSAARAHPAAGAPAGFGTVDCRHAKCIALTFDAGPSENSARLLDILQEKQVPATFFLLGARHIEKYPELVVRMAAEGHEVANHTWDHQILTRIPAERVREEIQRPNEEIERLTGHKPTLMRPPQGRTDDTVHRICEELGVAEVLWSVTAKDYTTTDSALITQRVLDQSSRDGIILLHDIYAGTVPAVPGIIDALKERGYVFVTVPQLLAPGRAEPGKVYRP, via the coding sequence ATGCCTTGTGTGACCAGGAAGACGACGAAAACGGGGGCCCGGTTCCGGGCATCGACGGCACTGGCGGCACTGACGGCCGCGTGTCTCACGCTGAGCGGCTGCGCACGCGACGGCACGGCGCCGAGCGCGGCCCGCGCGCACCCCGCCGCGGGCGCGCCGGCCGGGTTCGGCACGGTGGACTGCCGTCACGCCAAGTGCATCGCGCTGACCTTCGACGCGGGGCCGAGCGAGAACTCCGCCCGGCTGCTCGACATCCTCCAGGAGAAACAGGTACCGGCGACCTTCTTCCTGCTCGGTGCCCGGCACATCGAGAAGTACCCGGAGCTGGTCGTCCGCATGGCCGCGGAGGGCCACGAGGTGGCGAACCACACCTGGGACCACCAGATCCTGACCCGGATACCGGCGGAGCGCGTACGCGAGGAGATACAGCGCCCGAACGAGGAGATAGAGCGGCTGACCGGGCACAAGCCGACCCTGATGCGGCCGCCGCAGGGCCGCACCGACGACACCGTGCACCGGATCTGCGAGGAGCTGGGCGTGGCCGAGGTCCTGTGGAGCGTGACCGCCAAGGACTACACCACGACCGACTCCGCGCTGATCACCCAGCGTGTCCTCGACCAGTCCTCCCGGGACGGGATCATCCTGCTGCACGACATCTACGCGGGCACGGTGCCCGCGGTGCCCGGGATCATCGACGCGCTGAAGGAGCGGGGGTACGTCTTCGTCACCGTGCCGCAGTTGCTGGCGCCGGGCAGGGCGGAGCCGGGCAAGGTCTACCGGCCGTAG
- a CDS encoding XdhC family protein codes for MLDIAEELDRWVAQGRDFAVATVVAVGGSAPRRPGAALAVDADGTAIGSVSGGCVEGAVYELCRQALEDGETVLERFGYSDEDAFAVGLTCGGVIDILVTPVRAADPARTVAASALAAAARREAAALARIVSGPARLLGRALLVRPGGSWEGGLGGHPELDRTVVGEASAFLDAGRTGTLEIGERGSRCGAPLTVLVESAVPPPRMIVFGAIDFASALVRIGKFLGFHVTVCDARPVFATRARFPEADETVVEWPHEYLARTGVDARTVLCVLTHDAKFDIPLLELALRLPVAYVGAMGSRRTHLDRNRRLREVGVTELELARLRSPIGLDLGARTPEETALSIASEIVADRRGGSGVSLTGVHTPIHHDGVPAATERIGTVA; via the coding sequence ATGCTGGACATCGCCGAGGAACTGGACCGGTGGGTCGCGCAGGGACGCGACTTCGCCGTGGCCACCGTGGTGGCCGTCGGCGGCAGCGCACCGCGCAGGCCGGGTGCCGCCCTCGCGGTCGACGCCGACGGCACGGCCATCGGCTCCGTCTCCGGCGGCTGTGTGGAGGGCGCCGTCTACGAGCTGTGCCGGCAGGCGCTGGAGGACGGCGAAACCGTCCTGGAGCGCTTCGGCTACAGCGACGAGGACGCCTTCGCCGTGGGACTGACCTGCGGCGGCGTCATCGACATCCTCGTCACACCGGTACGGGCCGCCGATCCGGCCCGTACCGTGGCCGCCTCCGCGCTGGCCGCCGCCGCGCGCAGGGAGGCGGCGGCCCTCGCGCGGATCGTGTCCGGTCCGGCCCGGCTGCTGGGCAGGGCGCTGCTGGTCCGCCCGGGCGGCTCCTGGGAGGGCGGCCTCGGAGGCCATCCGGAACTGGACCGCACGGTCGTCGGCGAGGCGTCCGCCTTCCTGGACGCCGGACGCACCGGCACCCTGGAGATCGGCGAGCGGGGCTCGCGCTGCGGCGCCCCGCTCACGGTCCTCGTCGAGTCCGCGGTGCCGCCACCCCGGATGATCGTCTTCGGCGCGATCGACTTCGCCTCGGCGCTGGTGCGCATCGGCAAGTTCCTCGGCTTCCACGTCACGGTGTGCGACGCCCGGCCCGTCTTCGCCACCCGGGCCCGCTTCCCCGAGGCCGACGAGACCGTCGTCGAGTGGCCGCACGAGTACCTGGCCCGCACCGGGGTCGACGCCCGCACGGTGCTGTGCGTCCTGACCCACGACGCCAAGTTCGACATTCCCCTGCTCGAGCTGGCGCTGCGCCTTCCGGTGGCCTACGTCGGCGCCATGGGCTCCCGCCGCACCCATCTCGACCGCAATCGCCGCCTGCGCGAAGTAGGCGTCACGGAGCTGGAGTTGGCGCGGCTGCGGTCCCCGATCGGCCTCGACCTCGGCGCCCGTACGCCCGAGGAGACGGCCCTGTCGATCGCCTCCGAGATCGTCGCCGACCGGCGCGGCGGCAGCGGTGTGTCCCTCACCGGAGTGCACACCCCGATCCACCACGACGGCGTGCCCGCGGCCACCGAGCGCATCGGCACGGTGGCCTGA
- a CDS encoding NCS2 family permease, with translation MTQQSVEPRTTAEDAGAGSRVPAGRSWLDRYFHISRRGSTVAREVRGGVTTFMAMAYILLLNPLILSGKDAAGDTLGQKALITATAFAAALTTLLMGLVGRVPLALAAGLSVSGVLSSQVAPQMTWPQAMGMCVVYGVVIMLLVVTGLREMIMKAIPQALKHGITIGIGLFIALIGFYKSGFVHQGKSTPLALGPAGELAGWPVLLFACTLLLIFMLQARNVPGAILIGIVGGTVAAAVLNGAGVIKSGAWAGGAPVLHGSAVSMPDFSLFGHVEFGGWGQVGAMTVGLIVFTLVLAGFFDAMATIIGVGTEAKLADAEGRMPGLSKALFIDGAGGAIGGVAGGSGQTVFIESATGVGEGARTGLASVVTGLFFAACLFFTPLTAIVPQEVAAAALVVIGAMMLMNARHVDWADRSTAIPVFLTVVLMPFTYTITTGVAAGVVSYTAIKAAQGRAREIGAFMWGLTAVFLVYFALSPIESWLGVR, from the coding sequence ATGACCCAGCAGTCAGTGGAGCCGAGGACCACCGCCGAGGACGCGGGCGCGGGCAGCCGCGTCCCGGCGGGCCGGTCCTGGCTCGACCGCTACTTCCACATATCCCGGCGGGGATCCACGGTCGCGCGTGAAGTGCGCGGCGGCGTCACCACCTTCATGGCGATGGCGTACATCCTGCTCCTCAACCCGCTGATCCTGTCCGGCAAGGACGCCGCCGGCGACACCCTCGGCCAGAAGGCCCTGATCACCGCGACCGCGTTCGCCGCGGCCCTCACCACCCTGCTGATGGGCCTCGTCGGCAGGGTGCCGCTCGCCCTCGCCGCCGGCCTGTCCGTGTCCGGCGTCCTGTCCTCGCAGGTCGCGCCGCAGATGACCTGGCCGCAGGCGATGGGCATGTGCGTGGTCTACGGCGTGGTCATCATGCTGCTGGTGGTCACCGGCCTACGCGAGATGATCATGAAGGCCATTCCGCAGGCGCTCAAGCACGGCATCACCATCGGCATCGGCCTGTTCATCGCGCTCATCGGCTTCTACAAGTCCGGCTTCGTGCACCAGGGCAAGTCCACCCCGCTCGCCCTCGGCCCGGCCGGCGAACTCGCCGGCTGGCCGGTGCTGCTCTTCGCCTGCACCCTGCTGCTGATCTTCATGCTCCAGGCCCGAAACGTCCCCGGCGCCATCCTCATCGGCATCGTCGGCGGCACCGTGGCGGCGGCCGTCCTGAACGGGGCGGGCGTCATCAAGTCCGGCGCCTGGGCGGGCGGCGCGCCCGTACTGCACGGCAGCGCGGTGTCGATGCCCGACTTCTCGCTCTTCGGGCACGTCGAGTTCGGCGGCTGGGGCCAGGTCGGCGCGATGACGGTCGGCCTGATCGTCTTCACTCTGGTCCTGGCCGGCTTCTTCGACGCGATGGCCACCATCATCGGCGTCGGCACCGAGGCGAAGCTGGCCGACGCCGAGGGCCGGATGCCCGGCCTGTCCAAGGCGCTGTTCATCGACGGCGCGGGCGGCGCGATCGGCGGCGTCGCCGGCGGATCCGGGCAGACCGTGTTCATCGAGTCGGCGACCGGCGTCGGCGAGGGCGCCCGCACGGGCCTCGCCTCGGTCGTCACCGGCCTGTTCTTCGCGGCCTGCCTGTTCTTCACCCCGCTCACCGCGATCGTTCCGCAGGAGGTCGCGGCCGCCGCGCTGGTGGTCATCGGGGCCATGATGCTGATGAACGCCCGGCACGTGGACTGGGCCGACCGGTCCACCGCGATCCCGGTCTTCCTCACCGTGGTCCTGATGCCGTTCACGTACACCATCACCACCGGTGTCGCGGCCGGGGTCGTCTCGTACACCGCCATCAAGGCCGCCCAGGGCAGGGCCCGGGAGATCGGCGCCTTCATGTGGGGCCTGACGGCGGTCTTCCTCGTGTACTTCGCACTCAGCCCCATCGAGAGCTGGCTGGGCGTGCGCTAG